From the Montipora capricornis isolate CH-2021 chromosome 2, ASM3666992v2, whole genome shotgun sequence genome, one window contains:
- the LOC138030519 gene encoding uncharacterized protein, with protein MGSRIRNPDWQEDAELKQDLKRYVLQNLSRREILDFVSRDYAQYAWSLGTLSRRLADCDIKYIEYNTDLNEVEAALQSELQGPGQLLGYRSMQRKIREQHQLAVPRNLVYDLMTELDPDGLERRGSVGKRKHKRGAAGTFTSMGPNHTHSADGHDKLMGFMNCTFPLAVYGLQDAYSGYILYLKLWTSNSDPKIIGRWYLQHLYESKVISNNLRLDKGTETGYMATIHSYLRQQGDASSNGTDTVHYGPSTNNKIERWWRELHNRLERFSKRQLLMLLERGHYDPNNQTDRNLLAFIYIPVIQKEMTIFRETVWNSHRVRHQRDAQMPKGIPSHLYSFPEQYGAEDCGFPVTNQALDEVAEVSGVMTVGDDFLSGDVRRECERVIPKVENVEAIDAADTYLFLKANYREP; from the exons ATGGGCAGTCGCATAAGAAACCCAGATTGGCAAGAGGACGCGGAATTAAAACAAGATTTAAAGCGATACGTACTTCAGAATCTGTCTAGAAGGGAAATTTTAGACTTTGTGTCCCGAGATTATGCCCAGTATGCTTGGAGCTTAGGAACTTTGAGCAGAAGATTGGCAGATTGTGATATCAAGTACATTGAGTACAATACCGACCTGAACGAGGTAGAAGCAGCATTGCAGAGTGAACTACAAGGGCCAGGCCAGCTTCTGGGTTACCGCTCCATGCAACGAAAGATACGGGAACAGCACCAACTGGCAGTGCCACGAAATTTGGTCTACGATTTAATGACTGAATTAGATCCGGATGGTCTTGAACGGAGGGGAAGTGTGGGGAAAAGAAAGCACAAGAGAGGAGCTGCCGGTACTTTCACGTCAATG GGTCCAAATCATACTCATTCTGCTGATGGTCACGATAAACTGATGGGATTCATGAATTGTACATTCCCCTTGGCCGTATATGGACTCCAAGATGCATATAGTGGATATATTCTGTACTTAAAGCTCTGGACCTCAAACTCAGACCCCAAAATTATTGGAAGGTGGTATTTACAACACCTGTACGAGTCAAAAG TCATTAGTAATAATCTCAGGCTTGACAAGGGAACAGAAACTGGTTATATGGCCACCATTCATTCTTACCTGAGGCAACAAGGAGATGCTTCTAGTAATGGAACTGATACTGTTCATTATGGCCCATCCACAAATAATAAG ATTGAAAGATGGTGGCGTGAACTTCACAACCGATTGGAAAGGTTTTCCAAAAGGCAGTTATTGATGTTGCTTGAGCGAGGACATTATGATCCTAACAATCAAACTGACAG AAACCTGTTGGCCTTCATATATATCCCTGTGATCCAGAAAGAAATGACCATATTCAGAGAGACAGTATGGAATTCACACAGAGTGAGACATCAAAGAGATGCCCAGATGCCTAAAGGAATACCAAGTCACttatattcatttccagaacaGTATGGAGCAGAGGACTGTG GTTTTCCAGTGACAAATCAAGCACTAGATGAGGTTGCAGAGGTCTCTGGAGTAATGACAGTTGGAGATGACTTCCTCTCTGGTGATgtgagaagagaatgtgaaaggGTCATACCCAAAGTAGAGAATGTAGAGGCAATTGATGCTGCTGATACATATTTGTTTCTAAAGGCCAATTACCGGGAGCCATGA
- the LOC138030511 gene encoding myosin heavy chain kinase B-like produces the protein MRRRQDTWNRLQAEMSSKRVKTADAMSGARKKKGSAPNEIIVQRLASEPDSKQTYRPVQPREFVDFQFEDLSLNNLKKACAAHFNLPVSTCDILVSNKGPSCSNIAQIPHRKDKVYLVRFVVFQDQEENSELPWEGSTSSETSSSSRHDNKRRTLSADIPVRPRLKIPETQFPASVSIDTLLGAGKLVQPTFTKGAVLNFERFDIETATWKNVMTIECKVESVKFSSGAFRDAFHATTVHGDKWVLKTYNQKAKNTISETVKSTVENHCRKQVQMHAVARHLAQKFERNAPTKFGECFKYNRCYYTMFDGEHATVEEFVPGSFAKYVNNNGNCVPAPEDATLDFKDLFLKAETLVHYSYVVTDHKLMLLDIQGSAFTLYDPEIATAEIMDKEHHEIYFCCGNCSSVAIAAFLSDHVCNEYCDMMDLK, from the exons ATGAGGCGAAGGCAAGACACATGGAACCGTCTCCAAGCGGAGATGAGCAGTAAAAGGGTCAAAACTGCTGATGCAATGTCTGGTGCCCGAAAGAAGAAAGGATCTGCTCCGAATGAAATCATCGTGCAGAGACTAGCATCAGAACCGGACTCGAAACAAACATACCGGCCAGTGCAGCCAAGAGAATTTGTCGACTTCCAATTTGAGGATTTGAGTTTAAATAACTTGAAGAAGGCATGTGCAGCTCATTTCAACTTGCCAGTGAGCACCTGTGATATTTTGGTGTCGAACAAAGGGCCATCATGCTCAAACATTGCACAGATACCTCATCGGAAGGATAAG GTCTACCTGGTGCGGTTTGTGGTTTTCCAAGACCAGGAAGAGAATTCAGAACTGCCATGGGAAGGAAGTACCAGTAGTGAAACAAGTTCATCATCTAGGCATGACAACAAAAGGCGGACGTTAAGTGCGGATATCCCTGTTAGGCCAAGGCTAAAGATCCCTGAGACCCAGTTTCCTGCATCAGTATCAATTGATACTTTACTAGGTGCAGGGAAATTAGTGCAACCAACATTCACTAAAGGGGCTGTGCTAAACTTTGAACGTTTTGACATCGAAACAGCCACTTGGAAAAATGTCATGACTATTGAATGTAAAGTAGAGAGTGTAAAGTTCTCATCTGGTGCATTCCGAGATGCCTTTCATGCTACCACTGTGCATGGGGACAAATGGGTTTTAAAGACATATAACCAGAAAGCCAAAAACACAATAAGTGAGACAGTTAAGTCAACTGTGGAAAACCATTGCAGGAAGCAGGTGCAAATGCATGCAGTGGCAAGGCACCTGGcccaaaaatttgaaagaaatgcaCCCACTAAATTTGGGGAGTGTTTCAAATATAATCGCTGTTACTATACAATGTTTGATGGTGAGCATGCTACGGTAGaagaatttgttcctggttccTTTGCGAAGTACGTAAACAACAATGGAAATTGTGTTCCAGCTCCAGAAGATGCCACCCTGGATTTCAAGGATTTATTCTTAAAAGCAGAAACTTTGGTTCACTATAGCTATGTAGTTACAGACCACAAACTCATGCTGCTTGATATTCAAGGATCTGCATTTACATTGTATGACCCAGAGATTGCAACAGCAGAAATTATGGATAAAGAGCATCATGAAATCTACTTTTGTTGTGGCAATTGCTCTAGTGTTGCTATTGCAGCTTTTCTGTCAGACCATGTGTGCAATGAATATTGTGACATGATGGATCTGAAGTGA
- the LOC138030476 gene encoding uncharacterized protein — translation MAGKKQRSSYRPKRKGKGFGGSKRKGKLGENTPLAAAIIDRETPSTSHEEPDLSDSECAQPLSSSAKKMKLYHSPDESSKCLDDESTEQCEATGYRLINLESLSSVLSEAHECEEANIILQENESGRAGLKSDLTITCSACDESISFQTSANITKRGKSFDVNKRAVYHSLESGTGYEGLASFCGIMNMPCMSTSAYQKQVDSILEVVEDYTKEELTQAGQRLRNIVLDENPDLDKDDTLDVAVSFDGTWAKRGFTSLTGVVFAISVDSGEVLDYTVLSKACQKCSLKQSQCEGDDERFQEWRREHLASGECDINFNGSSPAMEAEGASILWRRSIELHNMHYKWMVSDGDSKAFNTVENVYDDCKVIKLDCVGHVQKRMGKHLLNLKARTKGKLEDGKPIGGRGRLTETKIKKLQKYYGLAIRQNTIKKSNPTDREVDVSIYTMKKNIIAILNHSVKTQDPAKQNRFCHLGETTRCKFQQDLTTDTKTYKDYDCLPEVFLELLRSTFMTLSDTKLLERCIRGTTQNPNECINGTVWVRCPKHKHHGAKVVRYAAASAICHFHKGAECRNEIMDKLSIPGGSHTTHSFRLKNNKRLRKANAQATAMEKKRRQGLQLVRTRREEALLEIDGPSYDPGGF, via the exons ATGGCTGGAAAAAAGCAGAGAAGCAGCTACAGGCCTAAACGAAAGGGTAAAGGATTTGGCGGATCGAAAAGAAAGGGGAAACTTGGTGAAAACACTCCGTTAGCAGCAGCAATAATCGATCGAGAAACACCGAGCACCTCTCATGAGGAACCAGACTTGTCAGACTCTGAATGTGCTCAACCACTCAGTTCATCAGCGAAGAAGATGAAGCTCTATCATTCACCAGACGAATCTTCAAAATGTTTGGATGACGAATCAACTGAGCAATGCGAAGCAACTGGTTACAGACTAATTAACTTGGAAAGTCTGTCTTCAGTGCTCTCTGAGGCACATGAATGTGAAGAAG caAACATCATtcttcaagaaaatgaaagtggTCGGGCTGGCTTAAAGTCTGACCTAACTATTACTTGTAGTGCTTGTGATGAAAGCATTTCATTCCAGACATCAGCTAACATTACAAAAAGGGGAAAGTCCTTCGATGTAAACAAAAGAGCTGTTTATCACTCCCTGGAATCCGGAACAGGTTATGAAGGGCTTGCATCCTTTTGTGGAATCATGAACATGCCCTGTATGTCAACAAGTGCCTACCAAAAACAGGTAGACAGCATCCTAGAGGTTGTAGAAGATTACACAAAGGAAGAGCTCACACAGGCAGGTCAAAGGCTGCGAAACATCGTTCTTGATGAGAATCCAGACCTTGACAAGGACGACACTTTGGATGTAGCTGTAAGCTTTGATGGCACCTGGGCCAAGCGGGGTTTTACCTCCCTAACAGGGGTAGTCTTTGCTATTTCAGTAGACAGTGGTGAGGTTTTGGACTACACTGTTTTGTCTAAAGCTTGCCAAAAATGTTCCCTCAAACAGTCCCAGTGTGAAGGAGATGATGAACGATTTCAGGAATGGAGAAGAGAACATTTGGCCTCTGGTGAGTGTGATATTAATTTCAATGGTAGTTCACCAGCCATGGAAGCTGAGGGAGCTTCTATTCTCTGGAGGAGATCAATTGAACTGCACAACATGCATTACAAATGGATGGTCTCAGATGGGGACAGCAAAGCATTCAACACTGTTGAAAATGTGTATGATGATTGCAAAGTGATCAAGTTGGATTGTGTTGGCCACGTACAAAAGAGAATGGGCAAACACCTTTTAAACTTGAAAGCAAGGACAAAAGGAAAGCTGGAGGATGGCAAACCCATAGGGGGGCGTGGCAGgctcactgaaacaaaaattaaaaaattacagaaatattATGGTCTGGCAATACGTCAGAATACTATAAAGAAGTCGAATCCAACTGACAGAGAAGTTGATGTATCCATTTATACTATGAAGAAGAACATTATAGCTATTCTGAACCATAGTGTGAAAACTCAAGATCCTGCCAAACAGAACCGGTTCTGTCATCTTGGAGAAACCACAAGGTGTAAGTTTCAACAGGATTTAACAACAGATACAAAAACTTACAAAGATTATGACTGTTTGCCTGAGGTATTTCTAGAACTTCTCAGGTCAACATTTATGACACTCAGTGACACAAAGTTACTTGAAAGATGCATTCGGGGGACCACCCAAAACCCAAACGAGTGTATCAATGGTACGGTTTGGGTGCGTTGCCCCAAGCATAAGCATCATGGTGCTAAAGTCGTCCGTTATGCTGCTGCTTCAGCCATCTGCCACTTCCACAAAGGAGCAGAATGTAGGAATGAAATAATGGATAAACTTTCCATTCCTGGTGGGAGTCACACAACTCATTCATTTAGACTAAAGAACAACAAGCGGTTGAGGAAAGCAAATGCTCAAGCTACAGCCATGGAGAAAAAGCGCCGCCAGGGACTCCAACTTGTGCGGACCAGAAGAGAAGAAGCCCTTCTTGAAATTGATGGACCAAGCTATGACCCTGGAGGATTCTAA